In a single window of the Rhineura floridana isolate rRhiFlo1 chromosome 3, rRhiFlo1.hap2, whole genome shotgun sequence genome:
- the LOC133380563 gene encoding protein BTG1-like — MKTEISTAAGFITRLLRTPGGIGDEELRCFSESLQEALRDHYKHHWFPLMPSKGSGYRCIRINHKMDPLIGKAAGMIGLSRERLFQLLPSELTLWVDPFEVSYRIGEDGSICVLYEGPQPAMKNAKALENRSSCKEEWRIGRASPSKNYNMMTVSS, encoded by the exons ATGAAGACGGAGATCTCCACTGCTGCGGGCTTCATCACCCGTCTCCTCAGGACGCCCGGCGGCATCGGCGACGAGGAGCTGCGCTGCTTCAGCGAGTCACTCCAGGAGGCGCTACGAG ACCATTATAAACACCACTGGTTCCCCTTGATGCCTTCCAAAGGCTCCGGGTATCGCTGCATTAGGATCAATCACAAGATGGACCCCTTGATAGGAAAGGCAGCAGGTATGATTGGACTAAGCCGCGAGAGACTCTTCCAGCTCCTGCCCAGCGAATTAACTCTTTGGGTTGACCCCTTTGAGGTGTCCTATCGTATAGGAGAAGATGGGTCTATCTGTGTCCTCTATGAAGGCCCTCAGCCAGCAATGAAGAATGCCAAAGCTCTTGAGAACAGGAGCAGCTGTAAAGAGGAGTGGAGAATTGGCAGAGCCAGCCCTTCCAAAAACTACAACATGATGACAGTTTCCAGTTAA